One segment of Stappia sp. 28M-7 DNA contains the following:
- a CDS encoding NADH-quinone oxidoreductase subunit B family protein, with the protein MGLTSQQPLIAQAPKGILDPATGKPVGANDPFFMEINDELADKGFVVTATDNLIQWARTGSLMWMTFGLACCAVEMMQMSMPRYDAERFGFAPRASPRQSDVMIVAGTLTNKMAPALRKVYDQMPEPRYVISMGSCANGGGYYHYSYSVVRGCDRVVPVDIYVPGCPPTAEALLYGVLLLQKKIRRTGTIER; encoded by the coding sequence ATGGGACTGACGTCGCAGCAGCCGCTCATCGCCCAGGCTCCGAAGGGCATCCTGGATCCGGCCACCGGCAAGCCGGTCGGCGCCAATGATCCGTTCTTCATGGAAATCAACGACGAGCTGGCCGACAAGGGCTTCGTCGTCACCGCGACCGACAATCTGATCCAGTGGGCGCGCACCGGTTCGCTCATGTGGATGACCTTCGGTCTCGCCTGCTGCGCGGTCGAGATGATGCAGATGTCGATGCCGCGTTACGACGCCGAGCGCTTCGGCTTCGCGCCGCGCGCCTCACCGCGCCAGTCGGACGTGATGATCGTCGCCGGCACGCTGACCAACAAGATGGCTCCGGCCCTGCGCAAGGTCTACGACCAGATGCCGGAGCCGCGCTACGTCATCTCCATGGGCTCTTGCGCCAATGGCGGCGGCTACTACCACTACTCCTATTCGGTGGTGCGCGGCTGCGACCGGGTGGTTCCGGTCGACATCTACGTTCCCGGCTGTCCCCCGACGGCCGAGGCGCTGCTTTACGGCGTTCTTCTGCTTCAGAAGAAGATCCGCCGCACCGGAACGATCGAACGCTGA